The Diorhabda carinulata isolate Delta chromosome 4, icDioCari1.1, whole genome shotgun sequence genomic interval gTATACAGTAACTTAGTGAGCCATTACTAACGAAtagaatactatattttatctaCAGCTATAAGAGAAAAAATACTAGGCTCAGATTCGTCAATatttggagtattgctcgcacatttggagctcagTTCCCAAGCATACTGCGAGGATGCTAGACTCAATACAGAAGTGAGCAATTTGACTTATAGGCGATCTAGAGTAGACTAGAAGCTTTGAAGCTCagagcatagaagaaaagtcgctgacctgactctgttttaccgatactaccatgGAAGAGGCTCTTCCAATCTAttcaacataatcccacctagtGCAGTATTTGGTAAAGCTACATGACAACCAGACGTAGCTGATGAAGACCCTAGTTTGCTTGCAGATCctcagaacgtcaatttatcgagaCTCCTTTCTTCTGATAAGAGAAAGCCTGTTGAATCACCTGCCAATGCACCTCTCCCCcaaacactacaacctacagaagttcacaCGGTAGGCatcactcgaactactcgagtgtaatagggtttaacctcttgtgcttgctttttccataaaaaaataaggtGGAATTCCTTTACCCTTCATATTATAAGCAGTACTTATCATAATTGTACTTTGTGGTACTTGTGAATTACTTCTATAATTTTCCTTCCGCATAATAATTTGTTACTTATGTTGTCGTCGATGTAACCTTCTCAACTGCGGTTGGTTTCCACCCTCCTAGGTTAGCCGATAAGAATTAACATATTAACCATTAGAgtaattgaaaatgaagaatttaataTAGGTGGATGCAGCTGAAGATATTTTCGACACATTgcgtacaaataattttataaatctctatgtaatttttttgtttcaggtttGGGTTGTCATGGACTAACACCAAACGTCTCTGGTCTAACTCATCTTCACGCAGCTCTTAAAACGGAACTACAACTTCATATAGACGTCTACAAAAGTGCTCTACACCGATTAGATGAACTGCATTTGATCTCAGTTGATAACAAGAAACCTGTAGACGCCTCGCATCAGCGCCTCTTGTCGTTAAAGTTGAAAGAAGTTCAACAACGattgattgataataaaactttattgaCCATTCTCGATAAACCAGCGTTGAAGCAGCTGGAAGTTTTAGTTGGGACTCTCAGCGATAGAGTGCAGAACGATAAAGAAGCTCTATTTTGCGTGTCTCAGCTTAAAAGGTATTTAGTTCAtctacaaaaacaaaagtttttggaaatttacTCACATTAATTGAAGGAGAATTGCGATcgaatacataaaattttaaaatcataaaaaacaaaaacaacccTCAGATTAGAcataaatatgaagtttattGATTTTGGATGCTTTTCAATTGTTGTTTTGAAACTTAAATCGGTCCAATTAAAGGCTATGTGACTTTAGGTCGTTACAAATGACGTTGAAGTTTGATAGGTTATGTCGTTACGAATTTTATAGAattcgttttttcaaaatctaaaagatagaTTACCTGAATGTTATTccaatcagtttttttattaataccccaactattttgaatataagtttttttgtgGTTATTTTCAGTTGTTAAAAATTTAGCAGATTTATAATCCACAGACTGATATTCATAGAAAACGTGTTCGGTAAGCGAGCATCTGTCAGGGAATAATTTGCTGTCATTTTTGTGAGAGGTAAACCGATAAGTGAATGACCAGTTGAGTCGCACAACatgtaccccagaagggaacggcatatcggagatgcgactcaaagagggcataataaattgttaatacaATAAGcattaagaattttacagatcaACGACGTTAATGGTGGTGTTATATAGTACAACAAGGGtgcaatgtttttttatatgacAAAACTCTATTTTTACTAACATTGAGACACAGAAGAGCAGAATGTCCATGATTTAAGACTGTGTGGACTGGATATAGTCCTATGAATTAACCTTGCAGCCTAGCAactgaaatcattttcattctttttgaGAAATACTTCTCGTAACTCAACCTAAATGCATTTGAAGTCAATGGTGAAAGCCCCATTGTTTTTGTTTCCTGATTTTTGCATCTTCTACTAGATTTTGTTCTGTATAGGGAAAACCATGTGAATCATGCTTGCCTCCTTGTCATCTGTTTTGTTGTCCTATTTCCATATCTTTCAGCCTATCATCTTATTCACTATATTCTGGAGAGTGGTAATAAGTTTTCTCTCCTCAATGCATCTCATACATTCTAATGAATAGTACTCTGAATATTTAGAGTAGAATCCTTTGGTACTAATTTTTACATGTCCAGTGAGTTAATTTACCCCACACTTTCAGTTCTGGTAGTTTTCTACTAGtttcttttttgatttgtacGTGTTTTATAAGCATTCTTTCTTCTATCTGGAGGTCTAGTGGTGACAGTATAGCTGGAACAAGCAGGAAACTACTAGACTGTCCAATTCAAGTCCATCTCATGCTAAATTTCCTTCATTTCATGATATTGATCTACTAGAATGGATTTTCCGGCATCTTTGGTGATCTTTCTACTGCCATTACATGAAAGCTCATAATTACGCGTTTGGAGAACTAATTTATCGTCTTCTGACACCGAAAACaaacagtttactttcagtGCTGCTTCTAATATTGTTTACAAACTTTTGTATACCTTCCACTTTGTATAAATTTAGAGTAATGCGAATTTTGCACTTTAAGAatcttttttattcttgttatatttgtttttttttttcaaaactcccTTGAGACTTGTTGTGAACGAGATACAACCATACATCAAGGTCACCGCTGTGAGCCGCgacaagaaaattattaaattttcatccGAACTTGTTTACATTCCAAATCGACATACATATATAGGCTCCAGAAttaaattttccagaaattcaaTACTTGGCTTTAAAACCAGGTCACAGAACATGTCGCGTTGGAAACTATTGACTATTTTTGTATCTAATAtaaatagtaacaaaaaaaagaCATAATAGCCATTTACTCAACAAAAGCTCTGCTAAATTAGAATCATATTGACGTTCCCAGTAAGTTTGGCAGAACATTGATGCTACCTGAAAGTGTGCCGTTTCCCTGTATGAGTAAAGTTATTCAAGTTGTTGATAATCTGACACGGGGCCATCTTCCAAGACCAGATGACCCTAGACATTACACAGAGTGGGGCCCTTTTGTACTAAAATGTTCTCAGTATACAAGACttacataatattttgaaaacaaattcggacttgatgcaaaaatttCGTAGATAACGTCTGCCGAATTGTTAATAAtctgtaacttttacagggacaatctgtacaatctaaagatagcaaaaatgtacatttttagatcgttgtacataccaaggaaaccgttcgccataaagagacattctaaagaaaatttgtaattatttaccGGCGTTCCATACCTACACCAAGGTTTCAAGATATCCCCACAAAAAtaaatccattgtatttaattcaggggaacgtggtggccatgGAAATAAACCTCCCCGACCAATCCACttattaccaaaaattttattaagatgACTTTTTACATCATTTAGAAAGTAGGGAGGGGCTCTAAAGTTGGGGTTCGTTTAGTTCGTTGTTGactttcctcaatttttttggtaGGACACTCCTATaacatcattttattaaaaataatggaaactagtttatttaatttatgtaaGCAAACCTATTTACCGTAAGCCTCGATCAACCTAACCAAAGATCTACAATCGGGTATAATTCTGCCCGGAAAGTGTTCAGTATacttcctcttcttttttttttcctctttctCCACCTTTTCACGCatctattttctttcattttatgTATATGTCTTAACCTTTTCGCTCTCTCTGCTTTGATTATATGGATCTGTAGATTGGATCATTACAGATGTAAACTTAAAAACTGCGCTCCGGTTGAGAAAGAAAAACCTTTGCAGGCAAAATAATTAGGGACAATCTTGTAGGAAGTGGTTGAACTAggattaataagaaaaaacgaTTTAATAGTTCGCAAAAACGAACCTCaaagaaagaataaaaataatacaaaagaaGAATAAGATGAAAATCTATCAGGAACTGGTACGAAATCTCAATCTTCACGGAGGTATACGTTATAGGTGTGTATTCGAAGAAACTGAAAAGTGAAGGAACCAGGTAGGATTCACAGCAACGGAATCTGAAATATCAATGAGCTGTTTCGACGCCAGAATTCGTGACATTGAAGGAAGCTACTGCCACCACCTCGTAAAGAGGATGCCAAAAATCAATTACACCGATAGAATTGTTAAAAGATGTTTTTGGCACAGAAATCAGAACGAAAAATCAGGATATATTAATGCAAAGCACAGTGGAGGATGGAGATGTTTTGGAGAAAGGACAATTCGAcacctggtaaaaattgaagggataTGATGAAAGAAGGCTATAGAAAGGTATTAAAATAAGTGTAGTACTGGCCAGCACATTCTTCGAAGCTGTACGAAGAGTATTTGATAGAATTGGAAAGAAAGAATTATTGAGAATAATTATTGatgacatatttttaaaaagatttataGCAAACTGACATTAAGCATCtcttaaaccataaattttatcgagttaaacaaaaagtacctttttgttagaaaatcaatggaaaaattaatttttcctatttttagaTTGTGCAGGTTGTCCCTGTAGAAGTTACGGATTGTTGACCATTGAGCATGAGCCgtccctggccttcagatagtagggtttaattatttattccatcaagcacactacatggacatatgtaatcattcattaaaagttcataatgttcgaatgtatgatttagaaaatatcttatatataaaattctcgtcACAATGTTAGTTACCATACCCCTCCGAAACGGCTTGAccgatttttatcaaattttatatgcatattcAGTAGATCTGAGATTCGgctactatatatttttcataccCCTAAGTGATAATGGTTGTCTACCcctaacattttatttttattttttggacaaaattttaatttttaatttttatataatgtgccattaaaaaattatttggcgGCACTCTGTTAGTGCTTTCAGGAAAAGTTACTATAGATGAAACTGGATGCGTAAATTACCGACCGATTTCTGTACAATCATTGATTCGCAAGATGCTCtcattgaacaaatatttcCCGATGTACACACACAGTACATAAATCATTAATGGTTTGCAGAAACAGCAATTTTAGCGGCAAAAAATGTGAACGTTGACAATTTAAATCTGAAGATACAACAGTTGTTGTCAGGGAACTTGGTATCATACAAATCTATTGATACAGTTTGCGATGCCAGCGGAGCTGTAAATTTTCCAACAGAGTTTTTGAGCTCACTGAATTTGCCAGGCATGCCACCGCATAATTTACAATTGAAGGTTGGATTTCCGATTATTTTCCTTCGTAATTTGAACCCGCCACGGCTGTGCAACGGTACGCGATTATTatatcattcaaaaattaatgaaaaacattatCGAAGCCAGCATTTTAAATGGTAAGTTCCGaggtgaaaatatattggtacCACGAATCCCTATTATACCTACAGATGTGCCACTTCAATTAAATGTATTCAGTTTCCGATTGGCATTTGCAATGACTATCAATAAGTCGCAAGGCCAAACGATTTCTGTTTGTAGCTTAGCTTTGAGCACACCATGTTTTTCACACGGACAATTATACGTGGCATGCTCTCGAGTGGGTAAACCATCCAGTTTGATCCAGTTTGTTCGTGTTAGCTAAAGATGGGCTAACAAAGCTATTGTTCACGCTATAGCATTAAGAGATTGATATTGTTTGTTAGTGTTACTGTCGTAATTAATTAatgatatatataattttaaagaataaattataataaataaaataaaaaatgttaggtattttgttatttttatattcgcTCATCGCTCACAGACCTCCATGCCTCTTTCACTCATATACCACATCCTTACACACTTACAATAagttggttatttttttttttttctacactAGAAATTCcctagaaataatttatatggcaaaacaacgtttgccgggtcagctagtacttaaatataagttcgaGGGttcgtatgagaaattttttctcatgtcacatcattattttcacgtcatctacagTTTTACGTAAAAAAGAAGTTTATGCAATGTTTCTGTatctaaacaattttttattgatacattGAGCCtgatattttagataaaatttgttttaatgatattataatTGATTTCGTCAAACcctcttatatattttagaaagaaatgcgttcaataaattatttttttttactattatttcgTCCTTAAGTTACCCTTTCCCCCAGAGCCTGGCGCCCTAGGCCTGTGCCTCCTGGGCGTAAACATAAAGACGATCCTGATCGGAAGTCATCCCAAGCTTTACTTAACATGGTTTTTAAGTCACAAATGCACAAAGGATGCTATTTTCTTCCTCCTAAATATGTGTACTCTACCTtgaacagccatcactccactgcaacaactttttgtgatttttctatcgaatgtgttaataataatattttaatcaacaaattgcagtactatgGTTTTAGGGTTAaaacctctcgcatggtttaagacataccttaccaacagaagtcagttTATAAAGATTGATACAACGATTGACGTCGTTGGATCTGTAAATTCCTTAGTGCTTTTTGTGGACGAATTCCTTGAACTGGGAGTTACATATTACCGCCTTATctgaaaaattaagttcctcctgctctgtactgagatcagtttccaaagaactgaacttatccacctccttaacagttatTATGTccactccacgttcagaattagttaactgctcaatattttacaatgcaaaaaaatgcacaatcacttgtcaattgaaatcaaatcaataacatcttttcccgcataccgcaataatttgagggcatatttactggaaagtgccttttaCTCTGCAAatgacttctattctaatatatatatacataatatttaattccatgCTGCATACTAgttcaatttttgttatggacttgtatactaattattacctatccctattacctataattttgttactcattgtggttttcttctgtattttttttgttttttagtttctacaagcttttgtctataaattgcaacaattttttgacaataaagcatttctctctctctattattaacaattataattgtagGCTACAGCCTGTACCTGAAGACATACCTGTCGCCACAGTATTAATGTCTTTCTCAAGAGGATGTGGAGCTTTGTTGGATTTGATGCAAATACCTCACAGTCCCTGTCACAGTGACACCGGATATCATTCGGAAACTGAGAATGAACAAGATATAGGGTAAGTAGAAAAAATGTCACTGCATCCCTTAGAACATTGTAGATTTTAGATGAAACATTCATTGCAATTGTCCTTggttttgataataattgatgTAACATTTGTATTAAGATTAACTGcatgttataaattatttactacCCTGATTTGCAGCCCAAAGTACACGGAAAAGATATCTAAGCCTAAattacaattgaaatttatattggCCACATAACACACACCTTAAGTATATCAAACTACGAAGAAACGCCATTCCAAGTACGAATTGCAGTACATTTTAGTCGATTATTATGTATACGagagaaattaaatataatttcaaatacaaagaTTAATACGGTCATTGTAAaccatttttcaagcagaaatttatgcaattgaaaaatgtgtttagttaaATCTAaagaggaactatcgcaaaaaggagatcatcatcctgtccgataatccagcagccattagagctctaagctccaatatgcTAAAATCTTAACTCGTTTGTGAtttcctagaaaaattaaacgagctagtCAAGAAAAATACTACAATGGATTCTGTGACatacccttctgtggtatcagctataGAACAACGAAAAAAACTCTGGAGAGACAGGTAAAGACTCTTCTATATACTAACAGGAgctctatcggggcactgttgCCGCAaaaaacacctgaagacgctagacctagcagataatgcagcgTGCAGGTTTTGTTGCACATTCTCTCTAAGTGTGaaaactccagagcactacacctgggcgcttttgaaatagaagacaaagatctctggcaattaaagccatcccacatcatagactttttaaaagtagtaggattaatagatcagctgtaaatactTGGTTCTTCAGTAttgcagcaagaaaggggggcACAATAATTCCTTTgtgacttgaacctgggacctcccgCATGTTAGCCTTGTACTCTAGTCACAACGCTACGGAGACCTTTATAATACGCATTACTGATTAAAGTATGTTTTTTCACGCATTAGTGCGTAAAGTAAAGTTTTACGCACTCGAAAGTGTTTATAAAGTACCTACTTTACACGCGgtggtataaaaaatatattttgtcaaGATGGAACTATAAAGTAGATGGAAGTATAAAGAAAGTTACGGAAGGGGCGAAATCTGAATGACTAATCATCAAGATATAAGAATAACATGAAATAAAAGAGTTAATGGTTGCATAATCAATAGGTTTTGTATTCtatctattatatttattctgCTTCAAATGTAATTAAAAAGACAACAAAATTGTACAACCGTATTCTGTTTATTTGATTTCGTTTTAGGAAAGACGTAATTAGCAAATATGAGTCACTTTACCGTCAATATAGACCTAGAGCACTTGAAGCGCTCAACTCGATGCCTGATTTGATGCATGCAACACAACTTAagtcgaaaatattattttccgtCGTTGTGGTGAGtcatcttttatttttctttgtgaGTTACTTCTTGAAATTATCGAAAGCCAGTTAACAtatattcaacatcattcaataggtcgtgtgactgacacacagatggcgctgccattgtcaaatccatatgacgtttatgaagtaccaactttcaaaagactatgtgtaaaatttcatgacatttcgataagtcagaaaaaagtgagaGCCATTTAAGTGGAGCTACTTTTGTATTTTGTGTgtcaatttatcattgcttcttgatgaaaaaaaaaaatactgtacaagttCAGCAATGGCTtccaaaagtgttatccggactctgctccatcgaaaagaaccatgtGTTATTGGTTTGAACGTGGTCGAACAGACACCGATGatagtgaacgttctggtcgtacAATTGAGGTggaaaaagtccacaaattgcttatatttaatcgtaaattgaaattgcatgAGATAtctgaggccgtaaagatatcagaaggcatgaatatttgaccaagagaaagcttttttcaaagtgggtgccgcgtttactcataGTCGATCATAAACAACAACGTTATGATGAATCAAAGCAGTGTTTGACCATGTTTACACgtgataaatcagattttttgagTCGATATGtgataatggatgaaacatggatccatcacttcactcctgAATCAAAACTATCATTATCTGAGTGGACTGTAGCCGATGAACCATTATTTCGGGATGAgtatggaatattgttcatcgactatctccaaaaaggGAGAGGCAACCAATAGCAAATACTAGAGTTGTTAGATCGTTTGAATGCAGAAATCAAGGAAAACGTCGAAGAAAAaccaccaagacaatgcaccgattcacaagtcgatggcaacgatggttaaattgaacgaattacacttcgaattgctacCTTATCCAccatatagtccagatctgtCCCAAAtgactactggctatttgcTGATCATAAAAAAGGCTCGCCAGGGAGAAATTTAGCTTAAaagaagaagcaattgctgtaAACCGCACAAATGATTGGCGTCTATATCGAGTAATTTAGGTCAGAAGAAATTGGTAATTAGCAACCTATAGTCCTCATCTTTCGAGGCGATTGACTGTGCAACgcttttttgatataaatttgaaacaatgacACTGTCCAGATGAAATAGTGACTCTTTCTGAATGTATTTACAGCTTTTGGAATCGACAATTTTATTTGTGGATTCGGGAATTAATCTGGCGACTCCAGAGCCCATTTACCGAACAACGTCATTGTCTACAGTCGTTTGCCTTCATCTATTGAAGAATTTTGTACATTTGCAGACTCAAGTCACTTCTGAATAAGACCAATTCTATCGAAACTTacgtttctaaattctttgatttagttggtaaaaaattatcacaaatacTTCTCTGTTGAAACTAGTATATATCGTTTATTGACTTGCATTTTTAGTTGGCTTTTAGGACCTGCAAAACCCTCAGAGAACACAAACTCCTACAAACTTATCGTACCCTTAACCTCGATCCGCATTCAACTAAATTTCTATCACTTCGTCTCGAGGTGATGCGTTGTTTAGCGGCTTCCGCAGAAAGTTATCCTCTTCAAGAAGCCGAGAATCAAGTATTAGGTTTGGTTTGCGAAACTTTGAAAGAATATAAATGTTTAGAGAAATGCCAAGAGTTGAGAAGATACGCAGAAGAAGCTACTAAAATAGCTTGGCAACTGGTATGCCAAGTACCTCCTTACGAATTAGACACAGGTGAGTCGTAGTACTGGTAAATATACCACtcacaaatattcattttgaaaaacgtTTTGATTGATAAATCTTGAGATTGAAAGTAAATAGTTTGATTCTGTAGACGAACTACGTGTCGGACAGTATAAATATGTGTTAGTGTACTTGTAATGTATTCAGTATTGTTTGTTTCCAGATTTTCAAACGCCAGTAAGGTTGCATCCAGAAAAGCATCAACGTCATCATACATCATCAAGAAGCAGTGACATCGTTAGAGGTTTCTTGTGGCCAGCACTAATATCGGAGTCGAATTATGTTTATAAAGCAGTCGTCGTTACTGACGGCACTTGatttttactttgatttttttaaaatcatattgtTTTCAACCCATGATACATTATTTAACTATTAGGCGTTTATTTAGGTAGAAGATTTATTTTGTACGTCTAAAACCAAATTCAGGACCCTCTTTGTTTCAGCATTAATGATTGTAGATTAATGTATGTCATTCATTTACTGCTTGCATGAAAATCTAGCGATTTATACCAATGAGTAATATCTCAagagtttaaaacaaaaatatgccGCCCAATTTGgtctatattttgattttattattactatatcaGTCTCTCGTAAATGCAGCTGCGTCAAAATGGAATCCGTACCATATTCGTACAGGTCtgtctttttttcatttgcctGTTATATAGGATAATTAAGGAAGTCGTACCTTTACTGTACTGTGCAGACTCGATAATCCGAACTAATAAAAACCAAGTTGATTCGGATTAACAATTGTTTCTATCAAAATCTTTATTATGAAACGCAATGCAAGTAGTACATAGTAGGCGCGGATCCAGGGGGGATCATGGGGGTCATGACCCCCCCCCTAAACCCTGATTATAGGCCAAGAACAgggtttttttgtaaaaaacgtaCGGGAacaggtatttttttaatttgttcaggggtgtcccctgaatgtaaatccaagtgggcgTCATGGGGGGGGAGAGCTCCACTTCAGCCGacatcttgaaaaacacgttttattaaatatctcacgaaccgcgcatcgtacgacaaaaattgcggagatcattattgtagataatagtatttgccatcttttttatttgaaacttttttttgtataacgcataaGTTTGTAATTATAGTgctccaaactttttttaatatggtttttgctaaatatttagttaagtattattattgttatacataatattattattattaattaacgtTATGCTTGTATTAtgctattttatattgtatattataatatattgtaatattaaaaattatttcttttttaatagaaGAATATGAAGGCTGgtattcaatttgaattttttatttttttaaatttaacgtgAATCTGAGTTTTCCGAGAAATCGCCAAACCGTTTCAATTCTtgcaaattttgtaaaatactgTGTATATTCGTCTGCACTTCATTTTCTCTGTCTAAAATTGTTGTCGAAATcactaaaagaaataaaattgcgAATgttacttcaaaaaaaaaaacagactcagacatttattataatataaaaagtggCGCATTATTTTAAGGGGCGAGTCACCCACTTGTGAATCTGTCTCTTCTGCATCCGCCATATCCGAAGGAGACGAATCGAAGGTTGGGTCTTCTTCGATTTCGTTTCCGATGGCATCTGATATATCTGGCACGTTGTCGCATGTTTGGCCACTGCAATTGGAGCAAATAATGGAACATTTCAAGCCAGCTTTTCAGCATCCGCAGACAGCTCCGGATGTTTGCTTTTTGGTGCATTTGCACGATATTATTTGCAACAAACTCGACGGTGCGGGAGCCATAGCAATTCGAATTGGTTCAAGTCCTTGTGCAGCTCGCTTCCAACCCCATTTTCAGCGTC includes:
- the LOC130892860 gene encoding uncharacterized protein LOC130892860, which produces MRDSGDRFRRERVSPTSPRLILRRVMVLAEGRQFREAAAVLQKLGPNTIAAVAGELPLDLLVEGLPHSAQLLETLFNKLIVSGQRPNINADQVIWQLVRLLASHDDPTLKTKVAKLAKALLEYQPNFHMEILSRKKALEQALQGLGCHGLTPNVSGLTHLHAALKTELQLHIDVYKSALHRLDELHLISVDNKKPVDASHQRLLSLKLKEVQQRLIDNKTLLTILDKPALKQLEVLVGTLSDRVQNDKEALFCVSQLKRLQPVPEDIPVATVLMSFSRGCGALLDLMQIPHSPCHSDTGYHSETENEQDIGKDVISKYESLYRQYRPRALEALNSMPDLMHATQLKSKILFSVVVLAFRTCKTLREHKLLQTYRTLNLDPHSTKFLSLRLEVMRCLAASAESYPLQEAENQVLGLVCETLKEYKCLEKCQELRRYAEEATKIAWQLVCQVPPYELDTDFQTPVRLHPEKHQRHHTSSRSSDIVRGFLWPALISESNYVYKAVVVTDGT